The following is a genomic window from Bombus fervidus isolate BK054 chromosome 15, iyBomFerv1, whole genome shotgun sequence.
AGGTAAAATGGAAAGTGGAGGAGCAGATTCGATCTCTGCTAAACGTTCTTTCAAAGCCTCGCAAGTAACTTCAATGTCTTCCTGACCGGGCATAAAGACCAATACATCGCCTGAACGAGGTTGcaaatgaatttgtaatacttGTTTCACCGCAGCATCAACATAGTCTTCTATTGGATTCTTGGAGTGTAATACTTCAACTGGAAATGTGCGACCTGGGATTTGGAATGTTGCAGCATTTCCAAAAAATGCTGAAAATTTGCTAGAGTCCATTGTAGCGGATGTTACGATCAATTTCAGATCATGTCGTCTGGCTACAACCTCTCTCAACAAACCAAATAAGACGTCAGTAGATAAAGATCTTTCATGAGCTTCATCCATGATAATTACACTATATCGATCCAAATCTCCTTCCCTTAAGCTTTCTCTTAATAAAATACCATCAGTCATATATTTAATGACGGTATCTTTTGAAGTGCAATCCTCAAAACGAATAGCATAACCAACTTTGTCTCCTAAAGCAGTAGCCATTTCATCAGAAACTCTTTTTGCCACAGACATAGCTGCTACTCTTCTTGGTTGTGTACATCCAATTATACCGTACCGACTATAACCGTCTTCATGAAGATATTGAGTCAATTGTGTTGTTTTTCCACTGCCAGTTTCTCCAACAATAACTACTACACTGTTTTCTCTAATTACATTTAACAGTTCTTGTCGTACAGCAAATACTGGAAGACTCCTCCTCTGGTGTTGAATGGACCTGTATTTAGCTTCTCCGGTAACTTCATCTCGTATATGACGCGCATATTTTTGTCCAGCTTTGAAGTCAGTTTCTTGACCTGGATCTTCCTTATCATCTTTGTGTCTATCACGTACACCCATGATATTACCAATATGAGTTCCAGCTAGTTCCCAATGTTTTTTTTGCGCCCTTTTCCGCTCTTTTTGTTCACGATATGCTCGTACCAAGGCCGACCCTTTTCTTGCTACAAGTGCCATATCAGAAGTAGGATCACGTACAGGTACAACAGGCTCTGGTTGTTTAGTGAATACAATTCGACCATCCAGAAATGGTGGAACAACATTATGGACTAAGAGATGTACTCTGGTTTCTCCTTCATCATCAGGATCATCATCATGATCTAAAGAACTTATGACACCAGATGTTAACATTCTGTTACGTTCCCACAATTcgttatctttatttatctgTCGCTGTTGTGCGGAAAGACGCTTCTGTCTTTTTGCTTCCAATTCCATTTCCTTTTTACGGGTGTATTCTTCAGAAACGTCAGCAAACGCATGATTTTCTCCATCATCCAAGGCATACCATTCTCTATCCAGTCTTTGTTGCTCTTCTTCCCACAAGTCCCACAGGTCTTTTTCTTCCCCAAATATGCTAGGTGTAGCACCACTAGCTTTTCGATCTTTATTCCAAGGGTTATATTTATACGAAGGCGTAAATTCACTTCTAACACTGTCTCTACCATCTTTAATATTGTATAGGTTGGGTGTTGGATGATCCCAACTGGATTTTCTTGGTTCTTCATCTTCGTCATCGTCCCAATTACTTTTAGATGTTGaatcttttgttttaaatattggaGTTTGAGGTTCATCTTTAAACCTTAAGGGTGTTTGTCTACTACTATCTCTAACACTGTCTCTGCTTCTGCTTCTTTCTCTATCCGAATCCCTGTATCGATCCCTATTCCTATCCCTATCTCTATTCCGATCCTTGTCCTTATAATTGTGTCTATGATTTTTGTCCTGTGCACTCAATCTTTGATGCTTTAATCGTGATTCTAATCTTCGTTGTGCCTCAGTATTCACCCCACCAGTATGAGTTGGAGTTTCTTCAGCATAAGAtctgtattttctttccttaatCTCTGATTTTGGTGAACTAGATTCAGATTTCAATGAGTTAACTTCCTGTGAATTTTCTTGCCTTTTTCGTTTTGCAAGTTTGTCAAGACCCAAGACAGATACCTGAGGCTTTTTAAATGTATGATCAGAGGGTTTCTTCCGAATAATCAAACCTCCTGCTTGATTTTTCTCAGTCCCTTCTAACCTATACAAACTCGACTCATTTAATGTATCCATCTTTTTACACTGAGTAATATTCGTTACtcaaattttatacgtttaataGCGCACAAAGTAGTTATTTTTTAGCAAATATGTGCAATACAACactatagtataaaattacgtttcagACACTACGTTTTAGAGACTATCCTTTAGACACCACCTTACATACGCTACGTTCTAAACGCCATCTTGTAAACACGAAGTTTTAGACGCCCTCTTGTAAACACGAAGTTTTAGACGCCCTCTTATAACTGACTAACTAACTAACTAAAACAAAATTAGTTTCATGATCTATGAATGGAACTATAGTAAGAGAAAAAATACACTCAATGACATCCATTAATAAGCAATTCATTAAATTccttagaaattattattactagttATTACATATTCATCTGAATACATTATGAACATCTCATCTATTGTAACTTTTAttcatgtaaataaaaattttacttgtgaaatgaattttcggcaagataattttctattttatatttattttatatttattttatatttatctattttatatttattttatatttattttatatttatctattttatatttattttatatttattttatatttatctattttatatttcaaaattgtaaattcactaatatatattataaaggaCTGTAGACCTGCAGCTTCTTCTGGCGTGAATATCTTGTGCTATAATAGGGTAAAACCTAGCGCGCCGAATTTAACTGCGCAACAGCGTGGCAACGaacaaaagtttatttaacaatttattgattaaatatcaaaattattaatcagtaATAATTGCGatcgttttcaaatttcgtatttaCTTTCGTTATCGTAGGAAGAAACACTGTCAAGGCATAAATCGATCGctttctaatattataaactccaatcaaattaatgtttatcAGTATTCATTAATGGCAACTTATGTTATTGGATAACAAACAAATCGTAGattgtcacgtaaaattcGAGTAGATAAATAGGTTATTCAGTAACCCAAGAAGCTAAAAATCGTTGAATCGTAAAATGGCTAGAACCGTCACGCTGAGCACAGAATCtaagtaaatttcattaaagcgtaaatttttgttaaaaattaaaaaattttttaaattaaaaaattcaatctattataattcagtcttaaatacaaattattgtTCGCGTTAATTTTTCTCCGTGTGTATTTcttcatttaaacgtcgagtTAGCTTTTTGAATTGTTTGAAGTTAAAATGCGAGCAGAGTGCTGAAGCACTTTATCTGCTGTAACCTCGCCAAGTTCTCCAAAATTTTGGACAATTCACACAATACGTCAATACATAAATGCAACCCTATTTTTCCTAGGCTTTATCCTAGGCGTGGTTTTATTTACTTGTGACTCAACTCGTTGGTCAGACGGTACAGTATAGTCTGTACAGTGCAGTACTATCAGCTATCAACATTTCATGATATCCACTTTccaattttgttttttgtaaatatgtaagAAATGATAGTATCATAATAGTagttaaaagtaattaaagaaaGTACTGCTTGAAAGTGATGCTGAAAAAGTATAGGATGGTACTAAAACATATGTGAATTATCAAAAGATATgttacaaatttgaaaaatacattttacatgttatttatttgaaatcagtattttaacatatttcgattaacgttagcaaatatacgaaataataatgatagaaTCATCAGCATGGAATTCGAAAAAGGACGAGACCATATACAAAGCTGCAGGTTCTACACATTTACGAAAATATGGACAGTTTTTTGAGAATTTAGCTAAGCAAACATGGAAAAAAGATTCTacattggaatattttatggaaGGTCCTCTTCGGCTAGTATACAAACCTGTTGAGAATATCAGcttgataaatttaatagaaatggaaaataaatatttatcaaagctACTTGCTGTAGTTGCTGGTACCTACAGAGAAATTGGGCTTCTTGTAATGATCTATACTCAAAAAATGCCTCTGTACAAAAgcttttattgtatttttttttaattttacatcgtTCCTACATATTgtaaaacaacaaattttacattattcctacatattatatataaaacaaattttacattattcctACATATTGTATTGGTTTGGCAATTAAACGATTacagattttgtcattaccacctaatgatgGTGGtattcgcaatcacttagttgccaacccaataaaacaaattttatatttacatttcattgaaaatctgTACACTTATAACCCCAATCGACTTGGAGTTTTACGATAAGGAGCAGGTGTACCCGGTTCTCTGATACCTGGCGTCAATATTTCCTTCctgtaaacaatataaaataatatcgtaaaaattaatggtacgaaatatcagataaatattataaaaaacttatattaagctttctacggtaattcaaatactttcatgagatactgtatgtattataaatttgaaacacaagAAACTTACTTCCTGATAGAAGCTTGTTCACGTTCAAGTTGTTCTTGCGCCCTAGCTTTCATTCCTTCATCCGCTTCTTTCATCTGCCCTTCCATTTCATGTAAATGTTGCATGGCTTGTCGTCTTTTTGCTCGTCCGCTTCGTCCAGTTTCCTTTACGCTAAAAAACGTAGGACCCAATTCGACTAGCCAGTGGCCATCAACGGCAGTCACACATTGCATGTGCTACTTGTCAGTCATCACAAGTTCGTGATGCACCACGCAgtcttatatttacatttcattgaaatcattcatacatttcattgaaaatatgAACAATTACAACCCCAATCTACGTGGAGTTTTACGATATGGAGCAGGTGTACCCGGTTCTCTGATACCTGGCGTCAATATTTCCTTTctgtaaacaatataaaataatatcgtaaaaattaatggtacaaaatatcagataaatactataaaaaacttatattaagctttctatggtaattcaaatactttcatgagatACTGTATgcattataaatttgaaacacaagAAACTTACTTCCTGATAGAAGCTTGTTCACGTTCAAGTTGTTCTTGCGCTCTagctttcatttcttcttccGCTTCTTTCATCTGCCCTTCCATTTCATGTAAATGTTGCATGGCTTGTCGTCTTTTTGCTCGTCCGCTTCGTCCAGTTTCCTTTACGCTAAAAAACATAGGACCCAATTCGGCTAGCCAGTGGCCATCAACGGCAGTCACACATTGCATGTACTCCTTGCCAGTCATCACAAGTTCGTGATACACCACGTAGTCTGGCGTGAACCCCATACCGAACAAAGCTGACGTCGGATGAAGATGGCATGGCATTCCAGTACGACAATTCACGTATTCGCCAATACCTTTCAAACGAGCTGCTTGGTGAAAGTATGCCGAACAAATACATTTCCGTACAATGTCCCAGTCCGTGCCACAGCTTACAACTTCCATCTTTTGTTGTTTCAGAATTTCTTCCAGCTGTTGTCGAACTTCTCTTACTTTCCGCATAGCTTTCGCGTGAATAAAGTGAGCGTTACACCAAGAGCTGGAATAACCATTCGTCTTCCACTGATTGTACACATTTAGATATGTTAGGTGGTCAGACTCTGGTACTTGAAACTTCTCTCGAGCTGAATCAGAATCTTCTTCGCGACCTTTGGGTCGGTAGAATATCGAAGGCACTGACAGCATAGAAACTATGATAAGTATATCTGCAGTGCAACCGAGTTGAGAAGCAACAATAAGCATCTGACATTGTGGCGGGTCTAAAGGGAATTCTGCCATTTGTCGTCCCAAAGGCGTTAAACGTCCTGTATGATCTAATGCACCTAAAATCCACAACTGATacaaagaatttaatatattatcttgTGGTGGAGGATCCATAAAATGAAAACTCAATAAATCTTGAACACCCAAAGACTTCAGTAACAATACAGTATTTGCCAGATTGGTTCGCTGTATTTCTGGAACTCCAGTTAATAGTAGTTCGTCTAAATATTGTCTTCGCGTGTATAATCTGTAACAGGTACCAGGACCAGTACGTCCTGCTCTTCCTGCTCTTTGATCAGCATTTGCTCTGGACACTGGATATACTTGTAAGGCATCCATACCAATTCGTGGGTTATAAACTTTCAACTTGCAATAGCCCGAGTCCACGACGAATACAATTCCGTCGACAGTCAATGAAGTTTCGGCTATATTTGTTGCTACAACGCATTTTCGTAAACCTCCCTCTgaacgttgaaaaattttagCTTGTAAATCCGAGGGCAGTTGCGAGTAAATAGGTAAAATGGAAAGTGGAGGAGCAGATTCGATCTCTGCTAAACGTTCTTTCAAAGCCTCGCAAGTAACTTCAATGTCTTCCTGACCGGGCATAAAGACCAATACATCGCCTGAACGAGGTTGcaaatgaatttgtaatacttGTTTCACCGCAGCATCAACATAGTCTTCTATTGGATTCTTGGAGTGTAATACTTCAACTGGAAATGTGCGACCTGGGATTTGGAATGTTGCAGCATTTCCAAAAAATGCTGAAAATTTGCTAGAGTCCATTGTAGCGGATGTTACGATCAATTTCAGATCATGTCGTCTGGCTACAACCTCTCTCAACAAACCAAATAAGACGTCAGTAGATAAAGATCTTTCATGAGCTTCATCCATGATAATTACACTATATCGATCCAAATCTCCTTCCCTTAAGCTTTCTCTTAATAAAATACCATCAGTCATATATTTAATGACGGTATCTTTTGAAGTGCAATCCTCAAAACGAATAGCATAACCAACTTTGTCTCCTAAAGCAGTAGCCATTTCATCAGAAACTCTTTTTGCCACAGACATAGCTGCTACTCTTCTTGGTTGTGTACATCCAATTATACCGTACCGACTATAACCGTCTTCATGAAGATATTGAGTCAATTGTGTTGTTTTTCCACTGCCAGTTTCTCCAACAATAACTACTACACTGTTTTCTCTAATTACATTTAACAGTTCTTGTCGTACAGCAAATACTGGAAGACTCCTCCTCTGGTGTTGAATGGACCTGTATTTAGCTTCTCCGGTAACTTCATCTCGTATATGACGCGCATATTTTTGTCCAGCTTTGAAGTCAGTTTCTTGACCTGGATCTTCCTTATCATCTTTGTGTCTATCACGTACACCCATGATATTACCAATATGAGTTCCAGCTAGTTCCCAATGTTTTTTTTGCGCCCTTTTCCGCTCTTTTTGTTCACGATATGCTCGTACCAAGGCCGACCCTTTTCTTGCTACAAGTGCCATATCAGAAGTAGGATCACGTACAGGTACAACAGGCTCTGGTTGTTTAGTGAATACAATTCGACCATCCAGAAATGGTGGAACAACATTATGGACTAAGAGATGTACTCTGGTTTCTCCTTCATCATCAGGATCATCATCATGATCTAAAGAACTTATGACACCAGATGTTAACATTCTGTTACGTTCCCACAATTcgttatctttatttatctgTCGCTGTTGTGCGGAAAGACGCTTCTGTCTTTTTGCTTCCAATTCCATTTCCTTTTTACGGGTGTATTCTTCAGAAACGTCAGCAAACGCATGATTTTCTCCATCATCCAAGGCATACCATTCTCTATCCAGTCTTTGTTGCTCTTCTTCCCACAAGTCCCACAGGTCTTTTTCTTCCCCAAATATGCTAGGTGTAGCACCACTAGCTTTTCGATCTTTATTCCAAGGGTTATATTTATACGAAGGCGTAAATTCACTTCTAACACTGTCTCTACCATCTTTAATATTGTATAGGTTGGGTGTTGGATGATCCCAACTGGATTTTCTTGGTTCTTCATCTTCGTCATCGTCCCAATTACTTTTAGATGTTGaatcttttgttttaaatattggaGTTTGAGGTTCATCTTTAAACCTTAAGGGTGTTTGTCTACTACTATCTCTAACACTGTCTCTGCTTCTGCTTCTTTCTCTATCCGAATCCCTGTATCGATCCCTATTCCTATCCCTATCTCTATTCCGATCCTTGTCCTTATAATTGTGTCTATGATTTTTGTCCTGTGCACTCAATCTTTGATGCTTTAATCGTGATTCTAATCTTCGTTGTGCCTCAGTATTCACCCCACCAGTATGAGTTGGAGTTTCTTCAGCATAAGAtctgtattttctttccttaatCTCTGATTTTGGTGAACTAGATTCAGATTTCAATGAGTTAACTTCCTGTGAATTTTCTTGCCTTTTTCGTTTTGCAAGTTTGTCAAGACCCAAGACAGATACCTGAGGCTTTTTAAATGTATGATCAGAGGGTTTCTTCCGAATAATCAAACCTCCTGCTTGATTTTTCTCAGTCCCTTCTAACCTATACAAACTCGACTCATTTAATGTATCCATCTTTTTACACTGAGTAATATTCGTTACtcaaattttatacgtttaataGCGCACAAAGTAGTTATTTTTTAGCAAATATGTGCAATACAACactatagtataaaattacgtttcagACACTACGTTTTAGAGACTATCCTTTAGACACCACCTTACATACGCTACGTTCTAAACGCCATCTTGTAAACACGAAGTTTTAGACGCCCTCTTGTAAACACGAAGTTTTAGACGCCCTCTTATAACTGACTAACTAACTAACTAAAACAAAATTAGTTTCATGATCTATGAATGGAACTATAGTAAGAGAAAAAATACACTCAATGACATCCATTAATAAGCAATTCATTAAATTccttagaaattattattactagttATTACATATTCATCTGAATACATTATGAACATCTCATCTATTGTAACTTTTAttcatgtaaataaaaattttacttgtgaaatgaattttcggcaagataattttctattttatatttattttatatttattttatatttatctattttatatttattttatatttattttatatttatctattttatatttattttatatttattttatatttatctattttatatttcaaaattgtaaattcactaatatatattataaaggaCTGTAGACCTGCAGCTTCTTCTGGCGTGAATATCTTGTGCTATAATAGGGTAAAACCTAGCGCGCCGAATTTAACTGCGCAACAGCGTGGCAACGaacaaaagtttatttaacaatttattgattaaatatcaaaattattaatcagtaATAATTGCGatcgttttcaaatttcgtatttaCTTTCGTTATCGTAGGAAGAAACACTGTCAAGGCATAAATCGATCGctttctaatattataaactccaatcaaattaatgtttatcAGTATTCATTAATGGCAACTTATGTTATTGGATAACAAACAAATCGTAGattgtcacgtaaaattcGAGTAGATAAATAGGTTATTCAGTAACCCAAGAAGCTAAAAATCGTTGAATCGTAAAATGGCTAGAACCGTCACGCTGAGCACAGAATCtaagtaaatttcattaaagcgtaaatttttgttaaaaattaaaaaattttttaaattaaaaaattcaatctattataattcagtcttaaatacaaattattgtTCGCGTTAATTTTTCTCCGTGTGTATTTcttcatttaaacgtcgagtTAGCTTTTTGAATTGTTTGAAGTTAAAATGCGAGCAGAGTGCTGAAGCACTTTATCTGCTGTAACCTCGCCAAGTTCTCCAAAATTTTGGACAATTCACACAATACGTCAATACATAAATGCAACCCTATTTTTCCTAGGCTTTATCCTAGGCGTGGTTTTATTTACTTGTGACTCAACTCGTTGGTCAGACGGTACAGTATAGTCTGTACAGTGCAGTACTATCAGCTATCAACATTTCATGATATCCACTTTccaattttgttttttgtaaatatgtaagAAATGATAGTATCATAATAGTagttaaaagtaattaaagaaaGTACTGCTTGAAAGTGATGCTGAAAAAGTATAGGATGGTACTAAAACATATGTGAATTATCAAAAGATATgttacaaatttgaaaaatacattttacatgttatttatttgaaatcagtattttaacatatttcgattaacgttagcaaatatacgaaataataatgatagaaTCATCAGCATGGAATTCGAAAAAGGACGAGACCATATACAAAGCTGCAGGTTCTACACATTTACGAAAATATGGACAGTTTTTTGAGAATTTAGCTAAGCAAACATGGAAAAAAGATTCTacattggaatattttatggaaGGTCCTCTTCGGCTAGTATACAAACCTGTTGAGAATATCAGcttgataaatttaatagaaatggaaaataaatatttatcaaagctACTTGCTGTAGTTGCTGGTACCTACAGAGAAATTGGGCTTCTTGTAATGATCTATACTCAAAAAATGCCTCTGTACAAAAgcttttattgtatttttttttaattttacatcgtTCCTACATATTgtaaaacaacaaattttacattattcctacatattatatataaaacaaattttacattattcctACATATTGTATTGGTTTGGCAATTAAACGATTacagattttgtcattaccacctaatgatgGTGGtattcgcaatcacttagttgccaacccaataaaacaaattttatatttacatttcattgaaaatctgTACACTTATAACCCCAATCGACTTGGAGTTTTACGATAAGGAGCAGGTGTACCCGGTTCTCTGATACCTGGCGTCAATATTTCCTTCctgtaaacaatataaaataatatcgtaaaaattaatggtacgaaatatcagataaatattataaaaaacttatattaagctttctacggtaattcaaatactttcatgagatactgtatgtattataaatttgaaacacaagAAACTTACTTCCTGATAGAAGCTTGTTCACGTTCAAGTTGTTCTTGCGCCCTAGCTTTCATTCCTTCATCCGCTTCTTTCATCTGCCCTTCCATTTCATGTAAATGTTGCATGGCTTGTCGTCTTTTTGCTCGTCCGCTTCGTCCAGTTTCCTTTACGCTAAAAAACGTAGGACCCAATTCGACTAGCCAGTGGCCATCAACGGCAGTCACACATTGCATGTGCTACTTGTCAGTCATCACAAGTTCGTGATGCACCACGCAgtcttatatttacatttcattgaaatcattcatacatttcattgaaaatatgAACAATTACAACCCCAATCTACGTGGAGTTTTACGATATGGAGCAGGTGTACCCGGTTCTCTGATACCTGGCGTCAATATTTCCTTTctgtaaacaatataaaataatatcgtaaaaattaatggtacaaaatatcagataaatactataaaaaacttatattaagctttctatggtaattcaaatactttcatgagatACTGTATgcattataaatttgaaacacaagAAACTTACTTCCTGATAGAAGCTTGTTCACGTTCAAGTTGTTCTTGCGCTCTagctttcatttcttcttccGCTTCTTTCATCTGCCCTTCCATTTCATGTAAATGTTGCATGGC
Proteins encoded in this region:
- the LOC139994687 gene encoding pre-mRNA-splicing factor ATP-dependent RNA helicase PRP16-like isoform X2, yielding MDTLNESSLYRLEGTEKNQAGGLIIRKKPSDHTFKKPQVSVLGLDKLAKRKRQENSQEVNSLKSESSSPKSEIKERKYRSYAEETPTHTGGVNTEAQRRLESRLKHQRLSAQDKNHRHNYKDKDRNRDRDRNRDRYRDSDRERSRSRDSVRDSSRQTPLRFKDEPQTPIFKTKDSTSKSNWDDDEDEEPRKSSWDHPTPNLYNIKDGRDSVRSEFTPSYKYNPWNKDRKASGATPSIFGEEKDLWDLWEEEQQRLDREWYALDDGENHAFADVSEEYTRKKEMELEAKRQKRLSAQQRQINKDNELWERNRMLTSGVISSLDHDDDPDDEGETRVHLLVHNVVPPFLDGRIVFTKQPEPVVPVRDPTSDMALVARKGSALVRAYREQKERKRAQKKHWELAGTHIGNIMGVRDRHKDDKEDPGQETDFKAGQKYARHIRDEVTGEAKYRSIQHQRRSLPVFAVRQELLNVIRENSVVVIVGETGSGKTTQLTQYLHEDGYSRYGIIGCTQPRRVAAMSVAKRVSDEMATALGDKVGYAIRFEDCTSKDTVIKYMTDGILLRESLREGDLDRYSVIIMDEAHERSLSTDVLFGLLREVVARRHDLKLIVTSATMDSSKFSAFFGNAATFQIPGRTFPVEVLHSKNPIEDYVDAAVKQVLQIHLQPRSGDVLVFMPGQEDIEVTCEALKERLAEIESAPPLSILPIYSQLPSDLQAKIFQRSEGGLRKCVVATNIAETSLTVDGIVFVVDSGYCKLKVYNPRIGMDALQVYPVSRANADQRAGRAGRTGPGTCYRLYTRRQYLDELLLTGVPEIQRTNLANTVLLLKSLGVQDLLSFHFMDPPPQDNILNSLYQLWILGALDHTGRLTPLGRQMAEFPLDPPQCQMLIVASQLGCTADILIIVSMLSVPSIFYRPKGREEDSDSAREKFQVPESDHLTYLNVYNQWKTNGYSSSWCNAHFIHAKAMRKVREVRQQLEEILKQQKMEVVSCGTDWDIVRKCICSAYFHQAARLKGIGEYVNCRTGMPCHLHPTSALFGMGFTPDYVVYHELVMTGKEYMQCVTAVDGHWLAELGPMFFSVKETGRSGRAKRRQAMQHLHEMEGQMKEAEEEMKARAQEQLEREQASIRKKEILTPGIREPGTPAPYRKTPSRLGL
- the LOC139994687 gene encoding pre-mRNA-splicing factor ATP-dependent RNA helicase PRP16-like isoform X1; the encoded protein is MDTLNESSLYRLEGTEKNQAGGLIIRKKPSDHTFKKPQVSVLGLDKLAKRKRQENSQEVNSLKSESSSPKSEIKERKYRSYAEETPTHTGGVNTEAQRRLESRLKHQRLSAQDKNHRHNYKDKDRNRDRDRNRDRYRDSDRERSRSRDSVRDSSRQTPLRFKDEPQTPIFKTKDSTSKSNWDDDEDEEPRKSSWDHPTPNLYNIKDGRDSVRSEFTPSYKYNPWNKDRKASGATPSIFGEEKDLWDLWEEEQQRLDREWYALDDGENHAFADVSEEYTRKKEMELEAKRQKRLSAQQRQINKDNELWERNRMLTSGVISSLDHDDDPDDEGETRVHLLVHNVVPPFLDGRIVFTKQPEPVVPVRDPTSDMALVARKGSALVRAYREQKERKRAQKKHWELAGTHIGNIMGVRDRHKDDKEDPGQETDFKAGQKYARHIRDEVTGEAKYRSIQHQRRSLPVFAVRQELLNVIRENSVVVIVGETGSGKTTQLTQYLHEDGYSRYGIIGCTQPRRVAAMSVAKRVSDEMATALGDKVGYAIRFEDCTSKDTVIKYMTDGILLRESLREGDLDRYSVIIMDEAHERSLSTDVLFGLLREVVARRHDLKLIVTSATMDSSKFSAFFGNAATFQIPGRTFPVEVLHSKNPIEDYVDAAVKQVLQIHLQPRSGDVLVFMPGQEDIEVTCEALKERLAEIESAPPLSILPIYSQLPSDLQAKIFQRSEGGLRKCVVATNIAETSLTVDGIVFVVDSGYCKLKVYNPRIGMDALQVYPVSRANADQRAGRAGRTGPGTCYRLYTRRQYLDELLLTGVPEIQRTNLANTVLLLKSLGVQDLLSFHFMDPPPQDNILNSLYQLWILGALDHTGRLTPLGRQMAEFPLDPPQCQMLIVASQLGCTADILIIVSMLSVPSIFYRPKGREEDSDSAREKFQVPESDHLTYLNVYNQWKTNGYSSSWCNAHFIHAKAMRKVREVRQQLEEILKQQKMEVVSCGTDWDIVRKCICSAYFHQAARLKGIGEYVNCRTGMPCHLHPTSALFGMGFTPDYVVYHELVMTGKEYMQCVTAVDGHWLAELGPMFFSVKETGRSGRAKRRQAMQHLHEMEGQMKEAEEEMKARAQEQLEREQASIRKKEILTPGIREPGTPAPYRKTPRRLGL